A genomic segment from Propioniciclava sp. MC1595 encodes:
- a CDS encoding GNAT family N-acetyltransferase: protein MAEVTKNTDENRFEIHVDGELAGWLDYMVDEGVVALPHTTVEDRFSGQGLAGELVRAGLDDIRTLGYRVDPQCPYVQGWIEKNPTYADLVATDDAHVEDVADDMEDVTGVDPSSDPRI from the coding sequence ATGGCAGAGGTCACCAAGAACACCGACGAGAACCGCTTCGAGATCCACGTCGACGGCGAACTGGCCGGCTGGCTCGACTACATGGTGGACGAGGGCGTCGTCGCGCTCCCCCACACGACCGTCGAGGACCGGTTCTCCGGGCAGGGCCTCGCGGGCGAGCTCGTCCGGGCCGGGCTGGACGACATCCGCACCCTGGGCTACCGGGTCGACCCGCAGTGCCCCTACGTGCAGGGCTGGATCGAGAAGAACCCCACCTACGCCGACCTGGTGGCCACCGACGACGCCCACGTCGAGGATGTTGCCGACGACATGGAGGACGTGACCGGCGTCGACCCGAGCTCCGACCCGCGCATCTGA